From Podospora bellae-mahoneyi strain CBS 112042 chromosome 3, whole genome shotgun sequence, the proteins below share one genomic window:
- a CDS encoding hypothetical protein (EggNog:ENOG503P6NC; COG:S) produces the protein MEEDSASNPPRVDGGRVGDKDSKTFPLSAPNRGVDNLNRKMQPHHDTLPLIPPTAAGHPQDAPDATPNQTPIARDRPATMAVGPAAHTSQQQHQAAPFYPRSTSPTHPLAVDDYRQPTLQRSDSQESSSTNITDRVFTPPVNGRGASPGTASAHQSSQGSSQLLQLSQIAAAQERIPETAMDPYVNGASSRKRMADGAVKEALRDGQVLMSPGQTHMGGHSRNPSAVSIASTTGSRVGEVSAELKARLSYAMVKVNRGWQTHSIDEVEDLALASKAASPTSSNSTIHLRNGSSASPQLSGGSQRASNNTTPATAFAQQLPGRHGDPYGREPPLMPSRGSSTSPVKNTASGLAPPVSIQPSLHSVHPRRHSNPRLTPSLLSVSYHGSSYPDLLSPGQLPGYANAAQHRPSLVDAMGFSPHQNNAEKDAIESLLFMSSPGNSANLKHAFPSSSQPLSIGHSGPSRTALPSGRRTLPSSRPMHHHHARSQSQVHKRVEFEKPITETEVDEPQGTPRGNARRRINGGPGDGAPSRLKHLPVSAGLTLSSKPPRPVLADADIDQMLEAAAAAADSDSDGEIELPVRKARRDGAQPVVA, from the exons ATGGAAGAGGACTCGGCGTCGAATCCGCCTCGGGTCGACGGAGGACGTGTCGGAGACAAAGATTCCAAGACATTCCCGCTTTCGGCACCCAACCGAGGtgtcgacaacctcaaccgcAAAATGCAGCCTCACCatgacaccctccccctAATACCACCGACCGCTGCAGGCCACCCGCAAGACGCCCCAGACGCGACACCGAACCAGACCCCAATCGCACGCGACCGACCAGCAACCATGGCCGTCGGCCCTGCTGCCCACAcgtctcagcagcagcaccaggcAGCACCATTTTACCCTcgctcaacctccccgacaCACCCGCTCGCCGTCGACGACTATCGCCAGCCTACCCTCCAGCGCAGCGACTCGCAAGAGAGCAGTTCCACAAACATCACCGACCGCGTCTTTACCCCACCTGTGAACGGCAGGGGAGCGAGCCCTGGCACCGCCAGCGCCCACCAGTCAAGTCAAGGATCGTCACAACTCCTCCAATTGTCCCagatcgccgccgcccaagaGAGAATACCCGAGACCGCGATGGACCCATACGTCAACGGTGCCTCGTCTCGGAAGAGGATGGCCGATGGTGCCGTCAAGGAGGCATTACGCGACGGTCAGGTCCTTATGTCGCCAGGCCAGACACATATGGGTGGCCACTCTCGGAACCCCAGTGCCGTCAGTATCGCTTCCACGACGGGAAGCCGTGTTGGAGAG GTATCCGCCGAACTCAAGGCGCGCTTGTCCTATGCCATGGTTAAGGTGAACCGTGGCTGGCAAACACACTCCATcgacgaggttgaggatcTTGCCTTGGCCTCCAAGGCTGCGTCCCCCACCTCAAGTAACTCGACAATACACCTCAGAAACGGGTCATCAGCAAGCCCACAACTGTCTGGTGGGTCACAGCGTGCTAGCAACAACACAACCCCTGCCACGGCCTTTGCACAGCAACTACCAGGACGACATGGAGATCCCTACGGGCGAGAGCCCCCATTGATGCCTTCTCGTGGAAGCTCGACATCCCCCGTCAAAAATACTGCCTCAGGTCTGGCCCCTCCCGTGTCCATCCAACCATCCCTGCATTCCGTCCACCCGCGGAGACACTCCAACCCGAGACTTAcaccatccctcctctcAGTCTCATACCACGGCTCATCATATCCGGATCTTCTGAGCCCCGGCCAGTTACCGGGATACGCCAACGCCGCACAGCATCGACCATCGCTAGTCGATGCCATGGGGTTCTCGCCGCACCAGAACAACGCGGAAAAGGATGCCATAGAATCCCTGCTGTTCATGAGCAGTCCTGGAAACTCGGCCAATCTCAAACATGCGTTCCCCTCATCATCGCAGCCGCTCTCAATTGGTCACTCTGGACCATCACGCACAGCACTGCCTTCGGGCAGGAGAACATtaccaagctcaaggccgatgcaccaccatcacgcTCGGTCGCAATCCCAGGTCCACAAACGTGTAGAATTCGAGAAGCCCATCACCGAGACGGAAGTTGACGAGCCACAAGGGACGCCCCGGGGGAATGCCAGAAGGCGAATCAACGGAGGGCCCGGTGACGGCGCGCCTTCTCGGCTGAAGCACCTACCTGTCTCTGCAGGTCTCACGTTGTCATCCAAACCGCCACGGCCCGTTTTGGCTGATGCCGACATTGACCAAATGCTGgaggctgcggctgcggctgcaGATTCGGACTCGGATGGCGAAATAGAGCTCCCTGTACGCAAGGCGCGCCGGGACGGCGCTCAACCTGTTGTGGCTTAA